In Qipengyuania psychrotolerans, one DNA window encodes the following:
- a CDS encoding YncE family protein, with protein sequence MRISVLLGLSIAACSPVTEEAPIASAPADAAGALFVAGKFGNTLAKVDLATGEQVASVASCANPHELATSPDDKHVALACYGGTSVDIFLTSDLSKVASIDLGANARPHGIVWHANGDLYATAEGRQSIFWIANPLGDANTFEYGTGKQGSHMLAVSPDGRHAWTTDLGSKTVTLVDLKTRRAPQSVEVGEEPEGIALSPDGETLWVSARGSDKAFALDPMTLAIRHEVATGDFPLRIAIRPQGDFAVTSDLADAGLTVIDLKSAEAIRTIPVSSRDEAEDRTQVTILWSPDGERIYAAETRANTIAEVDFASGKVLRRLPGAGGGDGLAIIE encoded by the coding sequence ATGCGCATTTCGGTCCTCCTTGGCCTGTCGATCGCTGCCTGCTCGCCGGTAACCGAGGAGGCTCCGATTGCGTCTGCCCCGGCAGATGCTGCAGGCGCGCTCTTCGTGGCCGGAAAATTCGGCAACACGCTGGCCAAGGTCGATCTTGCGACCGGGGAGCAGGTTGCGTCTGTGGCAAGCTGCGCCAATCCTCATGAATTGGCTACGTCGCCAGACGACAAACATGTGGCACTCGCTTGCTATGGCGGGACGAGTGTGGACATCTTCCTGACTTCGGATCTGTCAAAAGTAGCCAGTATCGATTTGGGTGCGAATGCCCGTCCGCACGGGATCGTCTGGCACGCCAATGGCGATTTATACGCCACAGCAGAAGGGCGTCAGTCGATCTTCTGGATCGCCAACCCGCTCGGTGATGCCAACACGTTCGAATATGGGACCGGAAAGCAGGGCAGCCACATGCTGGCTGTCTCGCCCGATGGTCGGCATGCCTGGACCACCGACCTGGGCTCCAAAACTGTGACCTTGGTGGATCTCAAGACGCGCCGCGCGCCGCAGTCTGTCGAGGTGGGCGAGGAGCCGGAAGGCATCGCGCTCAGCCCCGATGGCGAGACACTTTGGGTTTCGGCGCGCGGGTCAGACAAGGCATTTGCGCTCGACCCTATGACCCTCGCGATCAGACATGAAGTCGCAACCGGCGATTTCCCGCTTCGCATCGCCATTCGCCCGCAAGGCGATTTCGCGGTCACCAGCGACCTGGCAGATGCCGGTTTGACTGTGATTGATCTCAAATCTGCCGAAGCAATCCGCACCATCCCAGTATCCAGCCGGGATGAGGCCGAGGACCGGACACAAGTCACGATCCTCTGGTCGCCCGACGGAGAACGGATTTATGCGGCAGAAACGCGCGCGAACACCATCGCAGAGGTTGATTTCGCTAGCGGCAAGGTTCTACGCCGCCTGCCAGGAGCGGGAGGCGGTGACGGGCTGGCGATAATCGAATGA
- the rimK gene encoding 30S ribosomal protein S6--L-glutamate ligase, producing the protein MKIAMLARNPNLYSHKRLKAAAEERGHELVILNTTRCTVNIASHRPTVMYNGETLGQFDAVIPRIGASITNYGLAVLRQFEMSGTWPLNESVAIGRSRDKLRSTQIMAKYGLGLPLTAYANDPKQAEAIIKAVNGPPVVIKLLEGTQGIGVVLAETLKGGASIIEAFRGANVNIMVQEFIKEAGGSDIRCLVVGGKVVAAMKRQGAEGEFRSNLHRGGSAQLIKITPEERSTAVRAAKAMGLNVCGVDLLRSNHGPVIMEVNSSPGLEGIENATGKDIAGQIIEFIEANAKPGKTKTKGKG; encoded by the coding sequence ATGAAAATCGCAATGCTTGCTCGCAATCCGAACCTCTATTCTCACAAGCGGCTGAAAGCGGCGGCGGAAGAGCGTGGGCACGAACTCGTGATCCTCAACACCACACGGTGCACGGTCAATATTGCAAGCCACCGCCCCACGGTGATGTACAACGGTGAAACTCTTGGCCAATTCGATGCAGTCATCCCGCGTATTGGCGCCTCGATCACGAATTATGGCCTCGCGGTCCTGCGCCAGTTTGAAATGAGCGGCACATGGCCCCTCAACGAAAGCGTGGCGATCGGACGTAGCCGGGACAAGCTGCGCTCCACCCAGATCATGGCGAAATACGGGCTGGGACTGCCTCTCACAGCCTATGCGAATGATCCCAAGCAGGCCGAAGCCATCATTAAGGCCGTCAATGGGCCGCCAGTGGTCATCAAGCTGCTCGAAGGGACACAAGGGATCGGCGTGGTACTCGCCGAAACGCTGAAGGGCGGAGCATCAATCATCGAGGCGTTTCGCGGTGCGAACGTCAACATCATGGTGCAGGAATTTATCAAGGAAGCGGGCGGATCGGATATCCGCTGCCTAGTAGTGGGCGGCAAGGTCGTCGCAGCGATGAAGCGTCAGGGCGCAGAAGGCGAATTCCGCAGCAATCTCCACCGCGGCGGCAGTGCGCAGCTGATCAAAATTACGCCTGAAGAACGTTCGACCGCAGTTCGTGCAGCAAAAGCCATGGGCCTCAATGTTTGCGGCGTGGACTTGCTCCGCAGCAATCACGGCCCGGTGATCATGGAAGTGAACAGCTCCCCCGGTCTCGAAGGCATCGAGAATGCAACCGGCAAGGATATTGCGGGTCAGATCATTGAGTTCATCGAAGCAAACGCGAAGCCTGGCAAAACCAAGACCAAGGGTAAGGGTTAG
- the rplI gene encoding 50S ribosomal protein L9 → MDIILLQRIEKLGTIGDVVTVKDGYARNFLLPQKKALRANSANKKVFEANRERLEKENAERRGEAEKAGEKVDGAEVVLIRAASNAGQLYGSVNVRDIVNGLAEKGHEIDKKQVIMGNPIKTIGMHDVRIDLHPEVSVTVKANVARSDDEAELQSQGVDVLAQMFEDEQREIEEQSEANRIDTGLEPGEIPADMLEDGVRTEEGASESESLIEATKPEGDEG, encoded by the coding sequence ATGGATATTATTCTCCTTCAGCGCATCGAAAAGCTCGGCACGATCGGTGACGTTGTCACCGTAAAAGACGGCTATGCGCGTAACTTCCTTCTTCCGCAGAAGAAGGCCCTTCGTGCCAACTCGGCAAACAAGAAGGTCTTCGAAGCCAACCGCGAGCGTCTTGAAAAAGAAAACGCAGAACGTCGCGGCGAAGCTGAAAAGGCTGGCGAAAAGGTCGATGGTGCCGAGGTCGTATTGATCCGTGCCGCATCTAACGCCGGTCAGCTCTACGGTTCGGTCAACGTTCGCGATATCGTGAACGGCCTTGCCGAAAAGGGTCACGAGATCGACAAGAAGCAGGTCATCATGGGTAACCCGATCAAGACGATCGGCATGCATGACGTGCGCATCGACCTTCACCCCGAGGTTTCCGTCACCGTGAAGGCAAACGTTGCCCGTTCGGACGACGAAGCTGAACTGCAGAGCCAGGGCGTCGACGTTCTTGCGCAGATGTTCGAAGACGAACAGCGCGAGATCGAAGAGCAGTCCGAAGCCAACCGCATCGACACGGGCCTCGAGCCGGGTGAAATCCCCGCCGACATGCTCGAAGATGGCGTCCGCACCGAAGAAGGCGCCAGCGAAAGCGAATCCCTCATCGAAGCGACGAAGCCGGAAGGCGACGAAGGCTAA
- a CDS encoding M2 family metallopeptidase produces the protein MKFAPVALSALAISLAACTTANAQPVESAPLAPIAEADPYPMTPKGAADWVDMVEKDMFDFSVEYGRVLWLNSTYIVHDSDMLAAKYGAEATQKSVAYANKAAEYARVAGLDPEVERKLDMLRNSIVMPAPVRDGAATELSDISTRLGSAYGKGKGTLNGKEISGSDIEAEMGNLERTPEELAEMWVSWHDNVGAPMRGDYQRMIAIANEGSKDLGFNDLGAMWRSNYDMDPDQFAAETERMWQEVKPLYMALHTYVRSQLNEKYGDAVQAPTGPIRADLLGNMWAQEWGNIYPLVAPEGAGDIGYDLTELIEQKGFDEVQMVRVGEDFFSSLGFEKLPDTFWERSQFVKPADREVVCHASAWDVDNVDDLRIKMCIKQNADDFITIHHELGHNYYQRAYNQQDYLHLNGANDGFHEAIGDMIALSITPEYLVQIDMLDKSDVPSADKDIGLLLRQAMDKVAFLPFGLMVDRYRWGLFDGSIPADGLNAGWNDLRLQYQGITPPVARDESKFDAGAKYHIPGNVPYTRYFLARILQFQFYKAACDQAGWEGPLHRCSFYGNEEVGQNLDAMLKMGASKPWPDALEAFTGERQMSGTAMIEYFAPLMAWLEEQNEGKPQGW, from the coding sequence ATGAAATTTGCCCCCGTCGCATTGTCTGCGCTTGCCATCTCGCTGGCTGCCTGCACCACTGCCAATGCTCAGCCGGTCGAAAGCGCTCCGCTCGCGCCAATCGCAGAAGCCGATCCTTATCCCATGACGCCGAAAGGTGCTGCCGACTGGGTGGATATGGTCGAGAAAGACATGTTCGATTTCTCGGTCGAATATGGCCGCGTGCTGTGGCTGAATTCAACCTATATCGTCCATGACAGCGATATGCTTGCGGCCAAATACGGCGCCGAGGCGACACAGAAATCAGTCGCATACGCCAACAAGGCTGCTGAATATGCCCGAGTTGCCGGGCTCGATCCGGAGGTTGAGCGCAAGCTGGATATGCTGCGCAACTCCATCGTGATGCCGGCGCCGGTTCGTGACGGCGCGGCGACCGAATTGTCTGATATCTCGACCCGCCTCGGCTCGGCCTACGGCAAGGGCAAAGGAACCTTGAACGGCAAGGAAATATCCGGTTCCGACATCGAAGCCGAAATGGGCAACCTCGAGCGGACGCCTGAGGAACTCGCAGAGATGTGGGTAAGCTGGCACGACAATGTCGGTGCCCCGATGCGCGGTGATTACCAGCGCATGATCGCGATTGCCAACGAAGGTTCCAAGGACCTCGGTTTCAACGATCTCGGCGCCATGTGGCGTTCGAACTACGATATGGACCCAGACCAGTTCGCCGCCGAGACGGAGCGGATGTGGCAGGAAGTGAAGCCGCTCTACATGGCGCTGCACACCTATGTCCGCAGCCAGCTCAACGAGAAATACGGCGATGCCGTTCAAGCCCCGACGGGCCCGATCCGCGCCGATCTGCTTGGCAATATGTGGGCCCAGGAATGGGGCAATATCTATCCGCTCGTCGCACCCGAAGGTGCTGGTGACATCGGTTACGACCTTACCGAACTGATCGAGCAGAAGGGCTTTGATGAAGTCCAGATGGTCCGTGTGGGCGAAGACTTCTTCTCTTCTCTCGGCTTCGAGAAGCTGCCCGACACCTTCTGGGAACGCAGCCAGTTCGTGAAGCCGGCGGACCGCGAAGTGGTGTGCCATGCAAGCGCATGGGACGTCGACAACGTGGACGACCTGCGCATCAAGATGTGCATCAAGCAGAATGCGGATGACTTCATCACCATCCATCACGAGCTGGGTCACAACTATTACCAGCGCGCATACAACCAGCAGGATTATCTGCACCTCAACGGCGCAAACGATGGCTTCCACGAAGCGATCGGCGACATGATCGCTCTCTCGATAACGCCCGAGTATCTCGTGCAGATCGACATGCTCGACAAGTCCGATGTGCCGAGCGCGGACAAGGACATCGGCCTCCTGCTTCGCCAAGCGATGGACAAGGTCGCGTTCCTTCCCTTCGGACTGATGGTGGACCGGTATCGCTGGGGCCTGTTCGACGGATCGATCCCGGCCGATGGGCTGAATGCGGGATGGAATGACCTGCGATTGCAATATCAGGGTATCACTCCGCCAGTCGCCCGCGATGAGAGCAAGTTTGATGCCGGAGCGAAATATCACATCCCTGGCAATGTGCCTTACACCCGCTACTTCCTTGCGCGGATCCTGCAGTTCCAGTTCTACAAGGCTGCCTGTGATCAGGCGGGCTGGGAAGGGCCGTTGCATCGCTGTTCGTTCTACGGCAACGAGGAAGTCGGTCAGAACCTCGATGCGATGCTTAAAATGGGTGCAAGCAAGCCTTGGCCCGACGCACTCGAAGCGTTCACCGGCGAGCGCCAGATGAGCGGGACAGCGATGATCGAATATTTCGCACCGCTGATGGCGTGGCTTGAAGAGCAGAACGAAGGTAAACCGCAGGGGTGGTAA
- the rpsF gene encoding 30S ribosomal protein S6, protein MAHYEHVFLARQDLSQAQVDQLAANATEIVENNEGKVTKTETWGLKNLAYKIDRNRKAHFVMLNIEGPGSVVAELERQTRINEDVIRYMTIKVDEHEEGPSVMMRKNERDTKKRREREERN, encoded by the coding sequence ATGGCTCATTACGAGCATGTTTTCTTGGCGCGACAGGACCTGAGCCAGGCTCAGGTTGATCAGCTCGCCGCCAACGCGACAGAAATCGTCGAAAATAACGAAGGCAAGGTCACCAAGACCGAAACCTGGGGTCTCAAGAACCTCGCTTACAAGATTGACCGCAACCGCAAGGCGCATTTCGTAATGCTCAACATCGAGGGCCCCGGCTCCGTTGTTGCAGAACTCGAACGCCAGACACGCATCAACGAAGACGTCATCCGCTACATGACCATCAAGGTCGACGAGCACGAAGAAGGTCCTTCGGTTATGATGCGCAAGAACGAGCGCGATACCAAGAAGCGCCGTGAACGCGAGGAGCGTAACTGA
- a CDS encoding aspartate-semialdehyde dehydrogenase, with protein sequence MGYRVAVVGATGSVGREMMMVLAEREFPIDEIAAVASSRSHGSEVEFGDTGKMLKCKNIEHFDWTGWDIALFAAGSGPAKEYAPKAAAAGCVVIDNSSLYRMDPDVPLIVPEVNPEAIHGYSKRKIIANPNCSTAQLVVALKPLHDAATIKRVVVSTYQSVSGAGKAGMDELFEQSRNIFVGDPAVPSKFTKQIAFNVIPHIDVFLDDGSTKEEWKMVVETKKILDPKIKLTATCVRVPVFVGHSESVNIEFENELTAEQAQEILREAPGIMLIDKREDEGYITPVEAAGDSATYISRVREDPTVENGLTLWCVSDNLRKGAALNAVQIAELLGRECLKKG encoded by the coding sequence TTGGGTTATCGTGTTGCCGTAGTCGGCGCGACCGGAAGTGTCGGACGTGAAATGATGATGGTGTTGGCGGAACGCGAGTTTCCCATCGACGAAATCGCTGCTGTCGCTTCCAGCCGTTCGCACGGGTCGGAGGTGGAGTTTGGCGACACCGGCAAAATGCTCAAGTGCAAGAATATCGAGCATTTCGATTGGACTGGCTGGGATATTGCCTTGTTCGCCGCAGGTAGCGGTCCGGCCAAGGAGTATGCGCCGAAGGCAGCCGCTGCCGGCTGCGTTGTGATCGACAACAGCTCGCTCTACCGCATGGATCCGGATGTGCCGCTGATCGTGCCGGAAGTTAACCCCGAGGCGATCCACGGCTATTCCAAGCGCAAAATCATCGCCAATCCCAACTGCTCGACCGCACAGCTCGTTGTCGCCCTTAAACCGCTGCACGATGCAGCGACGATCAAGCGCGTGGTCGTTTCGACTTACCAGTCGGTTTCGGGCGCGGGCAAGGCGGGCATGGACGAACTGTTTGAACAGAGCCGCAACATCTTCGTCGGTGACCCTGCCGTACCATCCAAGTTCACCAAGCAGATCGCTTTCAACGTCATCCCGCATATCGATGTCTTCCTCGACGACGGATCGACCAAGGAAGAGTGGAAGATGGTGGTCGAGACCAAGAAGATCCTCGACCCGAAGATCAAGCTGACCGCCACCTGTGTGCGCGTGCCCGTGTTCGTGGGCCATTCCGAAAGCGTGAATATCGAATTCGAGAACGAATTGACCGCCGAACAGGCGCAGGAAATCCTGCGCGAAGCACCGGGCATCATGCTCATCGATAAGCGCGAGGACGAAGGCTACATCACCCCGGTCGAAGCGGCTGGAGACAGTGCCACCTACATCAGCCGCGTTCGGGAAGACCCGACGGTTGAGAACGGGCTGACCCTGTGGTGCGTTTCGGACAACCTTCGCAAGGGTGCCGCCTTGAATGCGGTGCAGATCGCGGAACTCCTGGGCCGCGAGTGTCTTAAGAAGGGATGA
- a CDS encoding AMP nucleosidase — METIDQILDKLESVYDAAINRLREDVIAFGKTRELPAPERRNDGSYAYPELRLLFRGGVMPEGSSRAFGRLNMPGMYSTTVTRPNLFRSYLREQLELIGSNYEIEIEVGSSRQEIPFPYVLDGEAGAVLAGIDPNEIARHFPSTDLADIGDELADGIELDNPEDPIPLSLFDGLRTDFSLARLAHYTGTDPQHFQRFILFTNYHRYVDEFVDWAGSQLGKNGYKALAGAGGMLLTEATENARDQLSDTAWRRHQMPAYHLVGENGGGITLVNIGVGPSNAKTICDHLAVLRPEAWLMIGHCGGLRPSQKIGDYVLAHAYLRDDHVLDPVLPPEIPLPAIAEVQQALAAAAEEVSGEHGSDLKKRMRTGTVVTTDDRNWELRYTSSARRLSLSRAVGIDMESATISAQGYRFRVPYGTLLCVSDKPLHGEIKLPGQANKFYEEAIAAHLQIGVTACRLLREEGPRLHSRKLRAFNEPPFR, encoded by the coding sequence ATGGAAACGATCGACCAGATCCTCGACAAGCTCGAATCCGTCTACGATGCGGCGATCAACCGCCTTCGCGAAGACGTGATCGCTTTCGGCAAGACGCGCGAATTGCCTGCGCCCGAACGCCGCAATGATGGCAGCTATGCCTATCCGGAATTGCGTTTGCTGTTTCGCGGCGGCGTAATGCCGGAAGGCTCCAGCCGTGCATTTGGTCGGCTCAACATGCCGGGAATGTATTCCACGACTGTCACGCGGCCGAACCTGTTTCGCAGCTATTTGCGCGAACAGCTCGAACTGATCGGTTCGAATTATGAAATCGAGATCGAAGTGGGCTCTTCACGGCAGGAAATTCCTTTCCCTTACGTGCTCGATGGCGAAGCTGGCGCAGTACTTGCCGGGATCGATCCGAACGAAATCGCGCGCCACTTCCCTTCGACCGATCTCGCCGATATCGGCGACGAGCTGGCTGACGGGATCGAACTCGACAATCCCGAAGATCCCATCCCACTGTCACTGTTTGACGGCCTTCGCACGGACTTCAGCCTTGCCCGCCTCGCCCATTATACAGGGACCGATCCGCAACATTTTCAGCGGTTCATCCTGTTCACGAACTATCACCGTTATGTCGACGAATTCGTAGACTGGGCTGGATCGCAGCTGGGCAAGAACGGTTACAAAGCTCTCGCTGGTGCTGGCGGAATGTTGCTAACCGAAGCGACCGAAAACGCGCGCGACCAGCTTTCAGACACCGCTTGGCGGCGCCACCAGATGCCGGCTTATCACCTAGTTGGCGAGAACGGCGGAGGCATCACGCTGGTCAACATTGGTGTTGGACCGTCCAACGCGAAGACCATCTGTGATCACCTTGCAGTGCTGCGTCCCGAAGCCTGGCTGATGATCGGCCACTGCGGCGGCCTGCGCCCTAGCCAGAAGATTGGCGACTACGTCCTCGCCCATGCGTATCTGCGCGACGATCATGTGCTTGATCCGGTCCTGCCGCCAGAGATCCCCCTTCCCGCTATTGCAGAGGTCCAGCAGGCGTTGGCAGCAGCAGCAGAAGAAGTGTCGGGCGAACATGGCAGCGATCTGAAAAAGCGGATGCGCACCGGCACCGTCGTCACCACCGACGACCGCAATTGGGAGCTGCGCTACACCAGTTCGGCCCGCCGTCTCAGTCTGAGCCGTGCAGTCGGGATCGACATGGAAAGCGCAACGATTTCGGCGCAGGGTTACCGCTTCCGCGTTCCTTACGGCACTCTGCTTTGCGTGTCTGACAAGCCGCTTCATGGTGAAATCAAGCTGCCCGGTCAGGCGAACAAGTTTTACGAAGAAGCCATCGCGGCCCACCTCCAGATCGGCGTGACCGCGTGCCGCTTGCTTCGCGAAGAGGGTCCAAGGCTCCACAGCCGCAAGCTGCGCGCCTTTAATGAACCGCCGTTTAGATAA
- a CDS encoding alpha/beta fold hydrolase produces the protein MDLADWRAKAERFEFQGLSIAFWRGGTGRPLLLVHGFPTSAWDWQPIWETLGQTHSLVACDMIGFGLSDKPPGGYSIHRQTDLQEALLAHLGIAEYDALVHDYGVSVGQEMLARQAEGSGAAGLQQMVFLNGGIFPNQHRPRPLQKLGVSPLGFLVGWLMNRKRFGAGFAEVFGPDTQPSEAELDDFWSLISEQDGHRKFHKLLHYMTDRQKHEARWVGALAHAESRIGLINGALDPVSGKHAFDEWRRVLPNARSHLLPGVGHYPQVEAPAEVAAKTLEWLG, from the coding sequence ATGGATCTGGCAGACTGGCGCGCCAAGGCCGAACGTTTTGAATTTCAGGGACTTTCGATTGCCTTCTGGCGCGGCGGGACGGGTCGTCCGCTCTTGCTGGTTCACGGTTTCCCAACCAGCGCGTGGGACTGGCAGCCGATATGGGAAACGCTGGGCCAAACGCACAGTCTCGTTGCCTGCGACATGATCGGCTTCGGCCTGTCGGACAAGCCGCCCGGCGGTTACTCGATCCACCGGCAGACAGACCTCCAAGAGGCGCTGCTGGCCCACCTTGGCATCGCGGAATATGACGCCCTCGTGCACGATTACGGAGTGTCCGTGGGACAGGAAATGCTTGCACGCCAGGCCGAGGGCAGCGGTGCAGCAGGATTGCAGCAGATGGTTTTCCTCAACGGGGGTATCTTTCCCAACCAGCACCGTCCTCGGCCTCTCCAGAAGCTGGGCGTATCGCCGCTCGGCTTTCTCGTCGGGTGGCTGATGAACAGGAAGCGTTTCGGCGCAGGCTTTGCGGAGGTTTTCGGACCTGATACTCAGCCCTCCGAAGCTGAGCTCGACGATTTCTGGAGCCTTATTTCAGAGCAGGACGGGCACCGAAAATTCCACAAGCTGCTCCATTACATGACCGACCGCCAGAAACATGAAGCGCGGTGGGTCGGTGCGCTTGCTCATGCCGAAAGCCGGATTGGCCTTATCAACGGCGCTCTCGATCCGGTGTCAGGCAAACACGCATTCGACGAATGGCGACGAGTATTACCGAACGCTCGCTCGCACCTTTTGCCTGGCGTTGGCCACTATCCGCAGGTCGAAGCACCTGCAGAAGTTGCAGCCAAGACGCTGGAGTGGCTCGGCTGA
- a CDS encoding alpha/beta fold hydrolase, whose protein sequence is MDTVTEFFDSFDGTRLAIHRMGKGRPLVLLHGLFSSAQMNWIKFGHAETIAARGYEVIMLDFRVHGDSEAPEDPAKYPLNVLVRDVAALVDHLGFEDYDLGGFSLGARTSLHAVAHGVVHPSRLIVGGMGTAGLGEWAKRAAYFKRVIDEFDAIPRGDPAYFSMQFLKSQGVNRVAARLLLDTMPDLELGLLADITIPTLVVCGDEDRDNGSAEALAKCIPGADFAEVPGTHMGSVTKPDLGQAMADWLGDAQ, encoded by the coding sequence ATGGACACTGTGACAGAATTTTTCGACAGCTTTGATGGCACCCGGCTCGCAATTCACCGCATGGGGAAGGGGAGACCCTTGGTCCTGCTCCACGGCCTCTTCTCGAGCGCGCAGATGAACTGGATCAAGTTCGGTCATGCGGAGACGATTGCGGCCCGGGGTTACGAGGTCATCATGCTAGACTTCCGCGTCCACGGAGACAGCGAAGCCCCCGAAGATCCGGCGAAATATCCGCTGAATGTGCTGGTTCGCGATGTGGCGGCGCTGGTCGATCATCTCGGGTTTGAGGATTACGACCTTGGCGGGTTTTCGCTGGGCGCAAGGACATCATTGCACGCCGTTGCGCATGGCGTTGTCCATCCGTCGCGATTGATCGTCGGAGGAATGGGCACTGCCGGTTTGGGCGAGTGGGCGAAGCGCGCCGCGTATTTCAAGCGAGTGATCGACGAATTTGACGCGATCCCGCGCGGTGATCCGGCCTATTTCTCGATGCAATTCCTCAAGTCGCAAGGTGTGAACCGTGTGGCAGCGCGCTTGCTTCTGGACACGATGCCCGATCTGGAACTTGGTTTGCTCGCCGATATCACCATTCCCACGCTGGTGGTGTGCGGAGACGAAGACCGGGACAATGGCTCGGCCGAAGCATTGGCAAAGTGTATTCCAGGCGCTGACTTCGCGGAGGTGCCTGGCACTCACATGGGCAGCGTCACCAAACCTGATCTGGGCCAGGCAATGGCCGATTGGCTAGGTGATGCGCAGTGA
- the rpsR gene encoding 30S ribosomal protein S18: MARPFFRRRKSCPFAAKNAPQIDYKDVRLLQGFMSERGKIVPSRITAVSAKKQRELAKAIKRARHIGLLPYIVK; the protein is encoded by the coding sequence ATGGCCCGTCCGTTTTTCCGCCGCCGCAAGTCCTGCCCGTTCGCCGCAAAGAACGCGCCGCAGATCGACTACAAGGACGTTCGTCTCCTGCAGGGCTTCATGTCCGAGCGAGGCAAGATCGTTCCCAGCCGCATCACCGCAGTCAGTGCCAAGAAGCAGCGCGAACTCGCCAAGGCGATCAAGCGCGCGCGTCACATCGGCCTGCTGCCGTACATCGTGAAGTAA
- a CDS encoding 2-hydroxychromene-2-carboxylate isomerase, translated as MTHQAELYFSFRSPYSYLAIGRYRQLTEEYDLSIALRPVYPLAIRQPDFFERNHPNWLGYTMRDMLRVAAFHHIPFGPPKPDPIIQDMATRKIAEDQPNIRRVTRMGQAASRRGAGLIFAAEAGRMIWGGQENWHEGGHLDRALEAAGLGVEEILAEVDSDAEALDAEIAANQDALEAAGHWGVPTLVFENEPFFGQDRIEMARWRMELQGLEAR; from the coding sequence ATGACGCATCAAGCAGAACTCTATTTCAGCTTCCGTTCGCCTTATAGTTATCTGGCAATCGGACGTTACCGCCAGTTGACCGAGGAATACGACCTTAGCATTGCGCTGAGGCCGGTCTATCCGCTTGCTATACGCCAGCCCGATTTCTTCGAGCGCAACCATCCGAACTGGCTTGGCTATACCATGCGCGACATGCTGCGGGTGGCGGCTTTTCATCACATCCCCTTCGGTCCGCCGAAGCCGGATCCCATCATTCAGGACATGGCGACGCGAAAGATTGCGGAGGACCAACCCAATATTCGACGGGTAACGCGCATGGGCCAGGCAGCATCGCGGCGCGGAGCAGGCCTGATCTTCGCTGCCGAGGCCGGCCGGATGATCTGGGGCGGTCAGGAAAACTGGCACGAAGGCGGCCATCTTGACCGCGCTCTGGAAGCGGCGGGCCTTGGCGTGGAAGAAATCCTGGCGGAAGTTGATAGCGATGCAGAGGCGCTCGACGCAGAGATTGCCGCCAATCAGGACGCTCTCGAAGCCGCTGGCCATTGGGGTGTCCCGACGCTGGTATTCGAAAACGAACCTTTCTTCGGGCAGGATCGGATCGAAATGGCGCGGTGGCGCATGGAATTGCAGGGTTTGGAAGCCAGGTGA
- a CDS encoding ATP-dependent zinc protease family protein, with the protein MKTKKVLPIVGWRELVQLPDLGLHSIPAKIDTGARTSSLHAVVLDEFERDGEKFVRFAVDFEEPHVRQVCEAVHVDVRGITSSNGEKQDRYVIKTPLRIGDVEFRAEISLADRSDMKFPMLIGRSSLRRRFVVDSGHSWLQKPETKTKKGHKP; encoded by the coding sequence ATGAAGACGAAGAAAGTTTTGCCGATCGTGGGCTGGCGCGAGCTGGTCCAGCTACCCGACCTCGGGCTGCACAGTATTCCTGCCAAGATCGATACAGGGGCGCGCACATCATCCTTGCATGCTGTTGTTCTCGACGAATTCGAACGCGACGGCGAAAAGTTCGTGCGTTTCGCCGTCGATTTCGAGGAGCCTCACGTTCGGCAAGTCTGCGAGGCGGTGCATGTTGACGTGAGGGGCATCACAAGTTCAAACGGCGAAAAACAGGACCGCTATGTCATCAAGACGCCGCTACGGATCGGCGATGTCGAATTCCGCGCCGAAATCAGCCTTGCGGACCGCTCCGACATGAAGTTTCCGATGCTTATTGGACGCTCCTCACTGCGCCGCCGATTTGTCGTCGATTCCGGACATTCCTGGCTTCAAAAGCCCGAAACAAAGACCAAGAAAGGTCACAAGCCATGA